From the Ascaphus truei isolate aAscTru1 chromosome 15, aAscTru1.hap1, whole genome shotgun sequence genome, one window contains:
- the PPDPF gene encoding pancreatic progenitor cell differentiation and proliferation factor yields the protein MASIPSSGSLVATHDYYRRRLGSTSSNSSCGSVDFSGEVIPHHPGLPKSDPGHWWASFFFAKPIHPIMTTVSESPENSGSFHVTNGLIPCGLTQEPVRKRHVSEPSKTDSSASA from the exons ATGGCATCCATTCCATCTAGCGGCTCGCTTGTTGCAACCCATGACTATTACCGCA GACGCCTTGGATCCACTTCCAGTAACAGCTCATGTGGGAGTGTGGACTTCTCTGGGGAGGTGATCCCTCACCATCCAG GTCTTCCCAAGTCCGATCCTGGGCACTGGTGGGCCAGCTTCTTCTTTGCAAAACCCATCCATCCTATCATGACGACTGTCTCAGAATCCCCAGAGAA TTCAGGCAGTTTCCACGTGACCAATGGCCTGATCCCCTGTGGCCTGACTCAGGAGCCGGTGAGGAAACGTCACGTCAGTGAGCCCAGCAAGACGGACTCCAGCGCCTCTGCCTGA